A genomic stretch from Anaerococcus mediterraneensis includes:
- the recJ gene encoding single-stranded-DNA-specific exonuclease RecJ has product MANWFIYNKKENYKNILKDKNITKLQALILANRDIVEPNKVDMFINPSLDKLHDPFLLNDMDKAVDLIINTMKSGGEIRIFGDYDQDGIASVMTLMDGLLFYYDNISYDIPHRMEEGYGISSKMSEKAIDDCVSLVITCDNGITGFDQIDNLRSNGINVIVTDHHQIQKESKDDWVKQVLPNANAVINPKRLDSTYPFDDLCGAGVSFKLMQGLYQRLDGDFYYLYSLLEYVAMGTVCDIVSLTDENRIFVIEGLKRLNDTEKIGIKALLDESSWDRQVDEYTLGFILGPLMNSTGRLSSAKIAIDLLTEEDIDDIYHKARQLVELNNERKTLTENAYNKAIDIIEKNSYDKDDILVVYDPDFNESICGIVAGRIKEKYYKPTIVITNSIDNSFAKGSGRSIEAYNIYEEVNKFSDQLISFGGHPMACGLSLEIEKIDELRTFLNENSKLNKTDKTKSINIDGQIAIKNLSLEFAESVEKLKPFGKGNEKPVFANKDVEIASVSMIGKDKKTMKISFKQNGYYYNAIKFQAEDDYNYLKEKYGDNLLGKKIDILYYPDINEFRGQRSLQLKLIDIR; this is encoded by the coding sequence ATGGCAAATTGGTTTATATATAATAAAAAAGAAAATTACAAGAATATTCTAAAGGATAAAAATATTACAAAATTGCAAGCCTTAATTCTTGCAAATAGAGATATTGTTGAGCCAAATAAGGTTGATATGTTCATAAATCCAAGCCTTGATAAGCTACATGATCCTTTCCTATTAAATGACATGGATAAGGCAGTAGACCTTATTATAAATACTATGAAATCTGGTGGAGAGATAAGGATATTTGGAGACTATGACCAAGATGGAATAGCATCAGTCATGACCCTAATGGATGGATTATTATTCTATTATGATAATATATCTTATGACATTCCTCATAGGATGGAAGAGGGATATGGAATTTCATCTAAAATGAGTGAAAAAGCCATAGATGATTGTGTATCTCTCGTTATAACATGCGACAATGGTATAACAGGCTTTGATCAGATTGATAATCTCAGATCTAATGGGATAAATGTCATAGTTACAGACCATCACCAAATTCAAAAGGAATCTAAAGATGATTGGGTAAAACAGGTATTGCCAAATGCCAACGCAGTCATCAATCCTAAAAGACTAGACTCGACTTATCCCTTCGATGACCTGTGCGGAGCAGGGGTTAGTTTTAAACTAATGCAAGGCCTGTATCAAAGGCTAGACGGAGATTTTTATTATCTTTATTCACTCCTAGAATATGTTGCTATGGGTACAGTTTGTGATATCGTATCTCTAACAGATGAAAATAGGATTTTTGTTATTGAAGGCCTAAAGAGACTTAATGACACAGAAAAAATCGGAATCAAAGCACTTTTAGATGAGTCATCATGGGATAGACAGGTAGATGAATATACACTTGGATTTATTCTTGGACCCCTTATGAATTCTACAGGTAGACTAAGTTCTGCCAAAATTGCTATTGATTTGCTGACCGAAGAAGACATTGATGATATCTATCATAAGGCTAGACAATTGGTAGAATTAAACAACGAGAGAAAAACTCTTACAGAAAACGCTTATAATAAAGCTATAGATATAATAGAAAAAAATTCTTATGACAAAGATGATATATTAGTTGTCTATGATCCAGATTTCAATGAATCCATATGTGGAATTGTAGCAGGTAGGATCAAAGAAAAATATTATAAGCCTACTATAGTTATTACAAACTCTATAGATAATAGCTTTGCTAAAGGTTCTGGAAGATCTATAGAAGCTTATAACATTTATGAAGAAGTGAATAAATTTTCAGATCAGCTTATATCATTTGGTGGTCACCCAATGGCTTGCGGCTTGTCCTTGGAAATAGAAAAAATTGATGAACTAAGAACATTTTTAAATGAAAATTCAAAACTAAATAAAACTGATAAAACAAAATCTATCAATATCGATGGACAAATCGCTATTAAGAATTTATCCTTAGAATTTGCAGAAAGTGTTGAAAAATTGAAGCCTTTTGGCAAGGGAAATGAAAAACCCGTCTTTGCAAATAAAGATGTAGAAATAGCAAGCGTCTCAATGATAGGTAAAGATAAAAAAACTATGAAGATAAGCTTTAAGCAAAACGGATATTATTATAATGCAATAAAATTCCAAGCCGAAGATGATTATAATTACCTCAAGGAAAAATATGGGGACAATCTCTTAGGGAAAAAAATTGATATACTTTATTATCCAGATATCAACGAATTTAGGGGGCAAAGATCCCTACAACTAAAGCTTATAGATATTAGGTGA
- the rdgB gene encoding RdgB/HAM1 family non-canonical purine NTP pyrophosphatase: MDLIFASNNKHKLEQIKLLLNNDHILMPSDFGIDNYEVVEDGQTLRENAYKKAHELYKITGKNVFSDDTGLFVNALDGAPGVHSHRYASENPTDKENRNKLLKDLESQNDRSAYFATVICFIDENGKDYYFEGKLFGHIYKTELGEGGFGYDKIFYADEYNKTLGQMDIDFKNKISHRGKAIAKFKEFLGENYESISHK; encoded by the coding sequence ATGGATTTAATTTTTGCCAGCAATAACAAACATAAATTAGAACAAATAAAATTATTACTAAACAATGATCATATTCTTATGCCAAGTGATTTCGGTATTGACAATTACGAAGTGGTTGAAGATGGTCAAACCCTTAGAGAAAATGCCTATAAAAAAGCACATGAACTTTATAAAATTACAGGAAAAAATGTATTTTCTGATGATACAGGACTATTTGTCAATGCTCTTGACGGAGCTCCAGGAGTTCATTCACATAGGTATGCAAGTGAAAATCCAACCGATAAAGAAAACAGAAATAAGCTACTAAAAGATTTAGAATCTCAAAATGATAGAAGCGCATATTTTGCAACAGTAATTTGTTTTATTGACGAAAATGGGAAAGACTATTATTTTGAGGGTAAACTTTTTGGACATATTTACAAGACAGAGCTTGGTGAAGGCGGCTTTGGCTACGATAAAATATTTTATGCGGATGAATATAACAAAACTCTTGGTCAGATGGATATAGATTTTAAAAATAAAATTAGCCACAGAGGTAAAGCTATTGCAAAGTTCAAAGAATTTTTAGGTGAAAACTATGAGAGTATTAGTCACAAGTGA
- the ruvA gene encoding Holliday junction branch migration protein RuvA: MISYIKGDVRKITDEGFVLESNNIGYFINSSLNTLNNIQLNNEYKIYTSMQVREDDISLYGFYSEKELEMFSLLISVSTIGPKIGLGILSTLAVDEIKLAIINNDIDKLTKAKGIGKKTASRIILELVDRIKKMDLPILDKKDNNIKKSTDDDIYNVAKEALKNFGYMDNDITRVLGELKGEDLSLEALIKECFKRLI; this comes from the coding sequence ATGATTTCATATATAAAAGGAGATGTAAGAAAGATTACTGATGAAGGATTTGTGTTAGAATCTAACAATATAGGGTACTTTATAAATTCATCTCTAAATACACTCAACAATATACAATTAAATAATGAATATAAAATTTATACATCAATGCAAGTTAGGGAGGATGACATATCCTTATATGGATTTTATTCAGAAAAAGAACTTGAAATGTTTTCTCTTTTAATATCTGTATCAACCATAGGTCCAAAGATAGGACTAGGTATCTTATCAACACTTGCCGTTGATGAAATAAAGCTTGCAATTATTAATAATGATATAGATAAACTTACAAAAGCTAAGGGTATTGGTAAAAAAACAGCATCAAGGATAATTCTTGAGCTTGTCGATAGAATTAAAAAAATGGACCTACCAATACTTGATAAAAAAGACAATAATATTAAAAAATCAACTGATGATGATATATACAATGTAGCTAAGGAAGCACTTAAAAACTTCGGTTATATGGATAATGATATAACTAGAGTTCTGGGAGAATTGAAAGGCGAAGACCTAAGCCTTGAAGCCCTAATCAAAGAGTGCTTCAAAAGATTGATTTAG
- the tgt gene encoding tRNA guanosine(34) transglycosylase Tgt produces MALKYELIKKDKYTNARVGVIHTAHGDIPTPIFMPVGTLGTVKTMTVDELEEMGAKIILGNTYHLYLKPGMDIMKKAGGLHKFMNWDKPILTDSGGFQVFSLADNRKISEEGVMFRSHIDGSKHFFTPEKSIEIQNDIHSDIMMSFDECVDARADYDYVKHSMHRTIRWAKRGLDYHKEHSHPDQSLFGIVQGGMFKDLREISARETTAMDFDGFSIGGLSVGETKEEMIDILNFTTPLLPEDKPRYNMGVGTPDYLFESFQAGIDMADCVLPTRVARNGTAITSQGRIVVRNASYKEDFGKLDPECDCYTCSNYSRAYIRHLMNTGEILGARLITYHNLYFLLKMCENIREAIMNDSFLDYKKEFYDKYGY; encoded by the coding sequence ATGGCTCTAAAATATGAACTAATCAAAAAAGATAAATATACAAATGCAAGGGTTGGAGTAATTCATACTGCCCATGGTGATATACCTACTCCAATTTTCATGCCTGTAGGTACACTAGGTACAGTCAAGACAATGACTGTAGATGAACTTGAGGAGATGGGAGCAAAAATCATCCTAGGAAATACCTACCATCTTTATCTAAAGCCTGGTATGGATATTATGAAAAAAGCTGGTGGTCTACATAAATTCATGAATTGGGATAAACCAATACTAACAGACTCAGGTGGTTTTCAGGTTTTTTCTTTAGCTGATAATAGAAAAATAAGTGAAGAAGGAGTCATGTTTAGGTCCCATATAGACGGATCCAAGCATTTTTTCACACCTGAAAAATCTATAGAAATCCAAAATGATATTCACTCTGATATAATGATGAGCTTTGATGAGTGTGTAGATGCCAGAGCTGATTATGATTATGTGAAACACTCTATGCATAGGACAATAAGGTGGGCAAAGAGAGGACTTGATTATCACAAGGAACACTCTCATCCAGACCAATCCCTATTTGGTATTGTACAGGGCGGTATGTTTAAAGACCTAAGAGAGATCTCTGCTAGAGAGACAACCGCCATGGATTTTGATGGTTTCTCGATAGGTGGACTTTCAGTTGGTGAAACAAAAGAAGAAATGATAGATATACTTAATTTCACCACTCCTTTATTGCCTGAAGATAAGCCTAGGTACAATATGGGAGTTGGTACACCAGATTATCTATTTGAGTCCTTTCAAGCAGGTATAGATATGGCTGATTGTGTTTTACCTACTAGGGTGGCTAGAAATGGTACAGCTATTACTTCACAGGGAAGAATTGTTGTTAGAAATGCAAGCTACAAAGAGGATTTTGGCAAACTTGACCCAGAATGTGATTGCTATACCTGTTCAAACTATTCAAGGGCTTATATAAGACATCTGATGAATACTGGTGAGATCCTAGGTGCTAGGCTAATTACCTACCATAACCTATATTTCTTATTGAAAATGTGTGAAAATATAAGAGAAGCTATAATGAATGATAGCTTTTTGGACTATAAAAAAGAATTCTATGACAAATACGGTTACTGA
- the ruvC gene encoding crossover junction endodeoxyribonuclease RuvC: MIVLGIDPGIAIMGYGVVEFKENKIKVLENGVLTTSSKTRTPERLEILYNNLEGIIKEYKPDEFAIEELFFNQNVKTAITVGHARGVQVLCAQANNIPIYEYTPLQIKQAITGYGRADKKQMQLTVTTLLNLKNIPKPDDAADALAVALCHVLSQRFKENYRMN, translated from the coding sequence ATGATAGTATTAGGAATAGATCCAGGCATAGCTATAATGGGCTATGGAGTGGTTGAATTTAAAGAAAATAAGATTAAAGTATTAGAAAATGGTGTTCTAACTACATCATCAAAAACTCGAACTCCTGAAAGACTAGAAATATTATACAATAATTTAGAAGGAATTATAAAAGAATATAAGCCTGATGAGTTTGCAATAGAAGAGTTGTTTTTCAATCAAAATGTAAAAACGGCTATAACTGTAGGTCACGCTAGGGGTGTTCAGGTATTATGTGCACAAGCAAACAATATTCCAATTTATGAATATACACCATTACAAATTAAGCAAGCAATAACTGGCTATGGTAGGGCTGACAAAAAACAAATGCAGCTAACAGTCACAACTCTTTTAAACCTAAAAAATATACCAAAACCAGATGATGCTGCGGATGCCTTGGCTGTAGCTCTTTGTCATGTACTAAGCCAAAGATTTAAAGAAAATTATAGGATGAACTAA
- the queA gene encoding tRNA preQ1(34) S-adenosylmethionine ribosyltransferase-isomerase QueA produces MRTSEFDYNLPEELIAQHPSDKRDEARMMVLDRNSGQITDKYFYNIIDYLQKGDVLVMNDTRVIPARLFGHRPGKEEKIEVFLLNNIKDDQWEVLVRPGKKMKIGVEVIFSDELSCKVIDIKEDGNRVVEFFYKGIFNEILDRLGNMPLPPYIKEKLKDNEDYQTVYSKNPGSVAAPTAGLHFTKKLLEDIEKKGVELAFLTLNVGLGTFRPVNEDDIKDHKMHSEFYSLDEKTADVINKAKSEGRRIIAVGTTSIRTLESVYKKNNKICKDSGWTDIFIYPGFEFKVVDAIITNFHLPKSTLIMLIAAFTSKDIILNAYNDAVSKKYRFFSFGDCMFIK; encoded by the coding sequence ATGAGAACAAGTGAATTTGATTACAATTTGCCAGAAGAGCTAATAGCTCAACATCCAAGTGATAAAAGAGATGAAGCTAGGATGATGGTTTTAGATAGGAATTCTGGTCAAATTACTGATAAATATTTTTATAATATAATTGACTATCTACAAAAGGGCGATGTCCTTGTTATGAATGACACAAGGGTCATACCTGCTAGGCTTTTTGGACATAGACCTGGAAAAGAAGAAAAAATAGAAGTTTTCCTTCTAAATAACATTAAAGATGATCAATGGGAAGTCCTAGTCAGACCTGGTAAAAAAATGAAAATAGGTGTGGAGGTCATCTTTTCCGATGAGCTTTCTTGTAAAGTTATAGATATAAAAGAAGATGGAAATAGGGTAGTAGAGTTTTTTTACAAGGGAATTTTCAATGAAATCCTTGATAGGTTAGGTAATATGCCCCTACCACCTTATATAAAGGAAAAACTCAAAGATAACGAAGATTATCAAACAGTCTATTCTAAAAACCCTGGTTCTGTCGCAGCTCCTACAGCTGGCCTACATTTTACAAAAAAACTTCTTGAAGATATAGAAAAAAAGGGTGTAGAGCTTGCATTTTTGACTTTAAATGTAGGACTAGGTACCTTTAGACCTGTAAATGAAGATGATATAAAAGATCACAAAATGCATTCAGAGTTTTATAGCTTGGATGAAAAAACAGCAGATGTTATAAATAAAGCAAAATCTGAAGGCAGAAGGATAATAGCAGTAGGTACTACCTCCATTAGGACCTTAGAATCAGTTTATAAAAAAAATAACAAAATTTGTAAGGACTCTGGCTGGACTGATATTTTCATATATCCTGGATTTGAATTTAAAGTTGTTGATGCAATCATAACCAATTTTCATCTTCCAAAATCAACTTTGATAATGCTAATAGCTGCCTTTACAAGTAAAGATATAATTTTAAATGCATACAATGATGCAGTTTCCAAAAAATATAGGTTCTTTTCATTTGGAGATTGTATGTTTATAAAATAG
- the yajC gene encoding preprotein translocase subunit YajC yields the protein MKLEYLILLIFAIAFYFMNIKDYKKEKERKRYIEENLKVSSRIITKSGIIAYVTKIDGNIITIVTGDQINHSYIEIDKSYIDNIL from the coding sequence ATGAAACTTGAGTATTTAATTTTATTAATATTTGCAATTGCCTTTTATTTTATGAACATTAAAGACTATAAAAAAGAAAAAGAGAGAAAAAGATATATAGAAGAAAATCTCAAGGTATCTTCTAGAATTATAACTAAATCTGGAATAATTGCTTATGTAACAAAAATAGATGGGAATATTATTACCATAGTAACTGGAGACCAGATTAACCACTCTTATATAGAAATTGATAAATCATATATAGATAATATTTTATAG
- a CDS encoding YfcE family phosphodiesterase, whose translation MRVLVTSDTHSMYNKISDLILERDDIDLMIHAGDGVDDCKYIYYETGIEYYVVKGNNDYSSDQPYERVIELEGYKILLSHGHKENIDLSLNQLFQKALDYGCDIVIFGHIHRYVNIERNGILFLNPGSPILPRDGQASCIIMDLDKEIKIEKILLG comes from the coding sequence ATGAGAGTATTAGTCACAAGTGATACTCACTCGATGTATAATAAAATATCAGACCTAATACTTGAAAGGGATGATATTGACCTTATGATCCATGCTGGAGACGGCGTTGATGATTGTAAATACATCTACTATGAAACAGGTATTGAATATTATGTTGTAAAAGGGAATAATGATTATTCTTCTGATCAACCATATGAAAGAGTTATTGAGCTAGAGGGATATAAAATCCTCCTAAGCCATGGACATAAAGAAAATATTGATTTATCACTTAATCAGCTTTTTCAAAAAGCTTTAGATTATGGATGTGACATTGTTATATTCGGTCATATTCACCGATATGTCAATATAGAAAGAAATGGAATTTTATTTCTAAATCCAGGTTCTCCAATTTTACCGCGAGACGGACAAGCTTCCTGTATTATTATGGATTTGGATAAAGAAATAAAAATAGAAAAGATCTTGCTTGGTTAA
- the ruvB gene encoding Holliday junction branch migration DNA helicase RuvB encodes MYDENSRIVGSNEQIEDISQENSIRPRWLKDYIGQDKVKEKLEIFIQSSLSRQEPLDHVLLQGPPGLGKTTLSTIIANELGVNLRVTSGPAIERPSDLASILTNLSDGDVLFIDEIHRINRSVEEILYSAMEDFVLDIIVGKGPNAQSIRIDLEKFTLIGATTRAGMLSAPLRDRFGVLLSLNLYDNKDLSTIVKRSANILNIPIDEQGANEIAKRSRGTPRIANRLLKRVRDYAIVKADDKIDHETSKKGLELLEIDPMGLDNMDKKIIYTMYENFNGGPVGIDTIAASTGIENVTIEDVYEPYLLQIGFLTRTPRGRVLTRKAYEHYGLKYEE; translated from the coding sequence ATGTATGATGAAAACTCAAGAATTGTTGGATCTAATGAGCAAATTGAGGATATAAGTCAAGAAAATTCCATAAGGCCTAGGTGGCTAAAAGATTATATCGGTCAAGATAAGGTTAAGGAAAAACTAGAGATATTTATACAGTCATCTCTTTCTAGGCAAGAACCCCTTGACCATGTTTTGTTGCAAGGACCTCCAGGTCTTGGAAAAACCACTCTTTCAACAATAATAGCTAATGAACTTGGTGTAAACCTAAGAGTGACAAGTGGTCCTGCAATAGAAAGACCGTCTGATTTAGCTAGTATTTTAACAAACTTGTCTGATGGAGATGTTTTATTTATAGACGAAATACACAGGATAAATAGATCTGTAGAAGAGATTTTATATTCTGCAATGGAGGATTTTGTTCTTGATATAATAGTTGGAAAGGGTCCAAATGCCCAGTCAATAAGGATTGATTTAGAAAAATTCACCCTAATTGGAGCAACCACAAGAGCAGGTATGCTATCAGCTCCACTTAGAGATAGGTTTGGCGTTTTACTATCACTAAACCTATATGACAATAAAGATTTATCAACTATAGTAAAGAGATCTGCAAATATTCTTAATATTCCAATAGATGAGCAAGGCGCTAATGAAATAGCAAAAAGATCTAGGGGTACACCGAGAATCGCAAATAGATTACTAAAAAGAGTAAGAGATTACGCTATTGTAAAAGCAGATGATAAAATAGACCATGAGACGAGTAAAAAGGGTTTAGAGCTTTTGGAAATAGATCCAATGGGGCTTGATAACATGGATAAAAAAATAATTTATACCATGTATGAAAATTTCAATGGAGGACCTGTTGGTATAGATACGATAGCTGCCTCTACGGGTATAGAAAATGTTACTATAGAAGATGTTTATGAGCCTTATCTATTGCAAATCGGTTTTCTGACAAGAACACCAAGAGGCAGGGTCCTAACTAGAAAAGCTTATGAACATTATGGTTTAAAATACGAGGAATAA
- a CDS encoding HAD family phosphatase — MPKNIGAFFDIDGTLFRKSLLIEHFLKLVENNILDKKIWTDEIGPLYSNYENRLGAYEDYLEKSSLVYQKALIGLDNDTIKKYSDIVIDENKNKTYNITKKAVEYHFNEGHMIFFISGSPDFIVSDFAKIYNAQESVSTKYVFDEKNKFTGKVLPMWDGKNKFSAVSKLSKKYDIDLEKSFAYGDTNGDITMFQLVGNPHAINPSYELIENLYEDKKLREKSIINIERKDVNYNFALKDLEVIFKKF; from the coding sequence ATGCCTAAGAATATAGGAGCTTTTTTCGATATCGATGGAACTTTATTTAGAAAATCTTTATTAATAGAACATTTTCTAAAATTGGTTGAAAATAATATCCTAGATAAAAAAATATGGACTGATGAAATCGGTCCGCTATATAGTAATTACGAAAATAGATTAGGAGCTTATGAAGACTATTTGGAGAAATCTTCTTTAGTATATCAAAAAGCCCTGATTGGTCTTGATAATGATACTATAAAAAAATACTCGGATATTGTTATAGATGAAAATAAAAATAAGACTTATAACATCACAAAAAAGGCTGTTGAATATCACTTCAATGAAGGACATATGATATTTTTCATCTCAGGGTCTCCAGATTTTATAGTAAGTGATTTTGCAAAAATTTATAATGCTCAAGAATCAGTATCTACAAAATATGTTTTTGATGAAAAAAATAAATTTACTGGTAAAGTATTACCTATGTGGGATGGAAAAAATAAATTCTCAGCTGTATCAAAACTTAGCAAAAAATATGATATAGATCTAGAGAAATCTTTTGCATATGGAGATACTAATGGTGATATAACAATGTTTCAATTGGTTGGCAATCCCCACGCCATAAATCCATCCTATGAACTTATCGAAAATTTGTACGAGGATAAGAAATTAAGAGAAAAGTCAATAATTAATATTGAAAGAAAAGATGTTAACTATAATTTTGCTCTAAAAGACTTAGAAGTTATTTTTAAAAAATTTTAA